DNA sequence from the Lycium barbarum isolate Lr01 chromosome 5, ASM1917538v2, whole genome shotgun sequence genome:
GGATTTTTACTAGAGAAAAAAAGTAATTACTAGCTATGGAATTTTACTTCTACCTAGGATTGTCAAAGACGCGCTTAAAGCGTGCTTAAGCCCTGAAACGAGGCTCAATGCATgtttgagcgcttcgcctcgcttaacgtgcgcttcagtgtcgtcatcaaggctctaaggcAAAATTTtcattgatatttcactttatcgtaagaAAAAATCAAtctctttgtccatatatttgttattcatgcttataatAATTAGTCTTGGAGTAATTATTATAATAAAATTAGTCTTGGAGTAATTACTATAATAAAATTAGTCTTGGACTTAAGttaccagtttaaaaaaaaaagattagtctTGGACTAACATATCTATTTGTATTTTTTCTGCATTTGCGCCTTTTctcattaaagcccacgctttatttgcgctttgcgcttaaagccccaacaGACCTTAgagcttttcgcttttgataacattGCTTCTACCATTGATAAAAAAATTTACTGGAAAAAAAGTTCTAGCATGGTAATATATTATTGGTTATTTGGGCTTTGTACATTGGAGATCCATTAGCATAACTCAAAATTTCCTCGAAACTTGGAAGAAACCAACTTGACCTCAACAGTCATCAACCTCCCGGAAGTTAGACTGAGGACTCCTATAGAGATGGTAAACTAGTCCTTGAAGAAAACTTTTCGTTTTCTGGTTCACTACTTTTTAAATCTAGTCATTATCAActcactttttgttttttgaCAATGGTAACGTTAAAATCaactcacttttttttcttcGTTTTTATCTTTTTTGAGAAACTTTTCTCCAAGAAATAACAGAAAGAAAACCTTTTGCTTCAAGAATTTAGTTTGTAAAAAACAGGAGGAAAATTCAATATTTCTTCTGCTATTTCCTTTTAgtgttatggaaaaatggaatCATGCGCAAAATCCATTACGTCTGCTATTGCatatcctctttttttttttttgtgctagaaATACTTTTTGGTTCCTCAGTTTCACTTTCCCCGTCGCAAGCACCTGTATGAGCGAGCAAGACATTGGCGACAAGGATAACCACCAAAACTTTTTGTTAGTTAAATTAAACAGTATGTTTGATCTATGCCGTTAGTTTTAGGGTGATCTATGCCGTTAGTTTTAGGGTTTAGGATTAAAAGCAACCCCTTCTTGTATACATTAAGGACTATTCTGTTGAGATATGGACATCAAGAACCAAAATAGTCCAACTAgattaaggaccattttgataATTTTCTCAAAGTTGATTACTTTAAAGCAATCATGAGATAGTCcttgtcaacaacaacaacaacatacccagttggatcccacaacgtgaggtttggggagggtaaagtgtacgcagaccttacccccaccttggaaggtaggaaggttgtttccgaaagaccctcggctcagaagaaaacaaggaaaataaggGAAACAAGGGAAAAGAGTTCGATACGGACTAGCAAATCAAAATCATGTGAAAATGAGAAATAGCAAGAGCAACGAAGTCATGAtaaaaataacaaagatagacAAGATCAACACATAGAAGCAGgataaaaatactcctaatacgaGAAAGGAAACCTCGCGGCCCCCCACTAGCCCTTTACCCTGATACTCGACCTCCACCCCCTCCTATCACCGGTCATGTCCTTGGTAAGCTGGAGTAACGCCATGTCCTgccgaatcacctctccccaggccttctttggcctacccctccctctcttcaggcccaccacagccatcctctcacacctcctcactggcgcATCAGCGCATCTCCGCTGCACGTGGCCGAACCACCTCAACCtcccttcccgcatcttatccaccaCAGGGGCCACACCCACCTTATCTCGAATCATTTCATTTcgaatcctatctctcctggtatgcccgcacatccatctcagcatccgcatctcagctactttcatcttctggacatgcgctttcttaactggccagcattccgtcccatacaacatagccggtctaaccaccgctttgtagaactttccctttagaataggcgacaccttcttatcacacaacaccCCCAATgcgagcttccatttcatccaccccgctctaatacgatgtgtgacatcgtcGTCAATCTCACCAGTCCCTTGGATGATCGACCCcaggtacttgaaactttctttttTCGGGATGACCTGAGTATCCAGCTGCACGTCCTCGTCCTCTACTTGACTCCCattactgaacttgcactctaagtactctgtcttagtcCTGCTCAACTTGAAACCCTTCGACTCTAGAGTATGTCGCCAAACCTCCAGTCTCGCGTTAACACCGCTCCGTGACTCGTCAATAAGCACAATGTCATCTGCAAACAACATGCACCACGGTACCTCTCTTTGAATGTGGCTTGTCAGAGCGTCTATAGCCACAACAAACAAACAGAAACGGGCTAAGCGCGGACCCCTGGTGCAGGCCCATCGTGACTGGAAAGTGTTCCGAGTCACCTCCAACCGTCCTCACCCAGGTTTTGGCTCCATCATATATGTCCTTAATCGctctaatgtatgctacaggaACACCTCTAGCTTCCAGACATCTCCACAACACCTCTCTcgggactttgtcgtaagccttcttAAGGTCGACAAACACCATGTGCAAGTCAGGCTTCttatccctatactgctccaccaacctcctCACCaggtgaatggcttctgtagtcgaacgcctcggcatgaatccgaactagtTCTCCGAAATAGAAACTAACTTCCTCATCCTCGCTTCGACCActctctcccaaactttcatCGTATGGCTCAATAGCTTGATACCCCTATAGTTGTTGCAGTTCTGAATATCCCCCTTGTTTTTATACAACGGGATCATGGTGCTCCATCTCCACTCTTCAGGCATCTCTGCCGTCCTAAAAATAACATTCAATAACCGCGTAAGCCACTCCAAGCCTCCCCTATccgcattcttccaaaattctgCCTGTATTTTATCTGGCCCGGTCGCCCTCCCCTTGCTCATCTTCTGCATAACCCCCTCGACCTCTTCAACCTTGACCCCCCTGCAGTATCCAAAATCGCGGCGGCTCTCAGAGAGCTCCAATTCGCCTAAAACTATGTTCCGGTCCCCCTCTTCGTTCAGGAGTTTATGAAAGTAGGACTGCCATCTTCGTCTAATAAGGGCATCCTCTACCAAAACTTTCCCTTCCTCGTCTTTGATACACTTCACTTGAGATAGtccttgtcaaaaaaaaaaaaaagcattcgTGAGATAGTAAATTGCCTTACTCCCCAAAATGCGCCCAGGTACATTCCTCAAGATTTTTCTCTCTCCTACTTCCTAGGATTGTAGGACACCTTTTTCCGGTGGCTTTTCAACCGGAATCACTCTTCTTCTTCTCAACCCAAATTACAACCCTCTCTTTCTTTCACcccttccctttctttcttttcttttctcatgGAGGAAAATAGGATTTACTATCATGCTGGTTTTAAATCCTCGACATTTGGTTTGAATGGACTGAGTGTAGCAGACATCAGATGCGCGATCGTATTAGTCCACCCATTGGTCGTGAATTTCAGAAATGAAGCTTACTGTTTTCAACTATTAGCCTTGCGTTGATCAcgaggaaaaaaaaagagaggagatCTGATTTAAGCTTGTTTTGACTTTAATCACTCCCTCTAACAATTAATTACCACAAATACCTGGATAAAACCTTTAGTCATCAATTTCTGCTTCATATCTTTGCTCTTAACAATAAAATCTCATTGTTACCTTTCTTAAAATAAATAGATACATTGATTTAAAATCTACTTATCAAGGCGTAGTGGTAGTTGCTATTGCGGTatatttctttttgttttccttctCTGCGGATCTTAATTCAGAGTAGAAAGGCATCTTGAAGTATCATGTATTTTGTCTTTACATACTTTTGGTTTGTCTTCTTTATAGGCAAAATGGCTTGTGGAATCTGCTTTGGTTCCTTTGAGATTTTTTCAGGAGCGATGTGAGGTACCTTTTGCACTTAATaatttccaccatttttctcttgCTAAATACTAGCTAGAAAAATGAAAGCTTATAAATGCTTTTTCATGTGAAAAGGAAGAGTTTTTGTGGGAATCTGAGATGATCAAGATAAAGGCTGCAGATTTGAAGTCGAAAGAGGTATAGTGTGCTTTATTTTTCCAAAGAAAGGAAAGAGGTGCATTCTGCTTATAATATATTTTAGGGCTATTGTTCTTGCTCTGGGTCATCCCTTCCGGCTAGTTTGCAATACATCTTGTACTGTGTGCTTGTCAGTTGGTGATTATTTTTATGGTTGAGTTGCATAAAAATCTCAGAGGGTTGGCAAAATTTCCCTGGCTAATATGAGAATGTGCTAATGAACCATCTGCCCTTTTATTCTTTGCCTTTGTTGGTTTCTACTCAGTAGACACCAACGTATTGATTGCAAATTGTGGATGACGATACTTTCCTTTAAATGTGAGGTCTTTTTGTAATGGATTTCAGGTTAGGGTAAACACTCGTCTTCTTTATCAGCAAACGAAGTTTAACCTTCTTCGGGAAGAGAGTGAAGGTTACGCGAAGCTGGTAACTGTTTGCTCTccctcctcctctctctctctctctctctctctctctctctctcgtctCTGTCCATCTCCTCTGTTTGCTAGTCACTGCTCCGGATGctctttctctctttcctttgggTGATTTTATTGCAATCAAATCTCAGTTTGCATATAGAGGAGGCAATAAGAAAAAATGGAGCTACcaatttcaaaaaaagaaaaagaaaaaatggagCTAAGCTTCTCACTTTGAGCTGGTTATAGTAGTTTCAAAGGAAGATAAGCAAGAGCTAGTTTATTTCTGAGCATGGATAAATGGCCATTCCAGGCTGCCGAATGCTTAAAATGAAGGTCTCCAGTGGACCATCTCTTAGGAGATGTTGATTGAATTGTCTTTTACGTCCATGTGCAGTTTTGGGTTTTTTACTACTAAAAAATGTTGTAATGAACTTGTTTTTTGACTtactattttgaatattgttggtGTGTTTGCCATATTTGTTTGTTGAATTACCGAAGAACGACCAATTGTCCAGGTTAGTATTTCCCTAAAAGTTTCATAGTTGAGGAGGTTGTTCTTTTTCGGGGGCTGGGGTGAGGGCGTGTGTGGGTGGAAGGAACTATCAGTTGTGGATTTATGTTTATGTATTCTACTATTTTAGATAAAATtcttaggggtcatttggttgctggttagagttatgcgaGTATTAGTAATGCATGGATAgttatgcagggtttagttattcatgtattaggtATTCCATCTTCTATCTTGCATGAATAATATATAGATTCCcttataacttatacatgtattagttttACGGGATTGTAAGCTGTTATCCAAACACCGTGTGTGCTGAATTTATAGTTTTATACATAGCAACTAAAATGCTACCAAATATGATATTAGTTGTGCTAGTTTTTTAATACATGAATTACTCACTTCCTAACCAGCAAGgcagcaaccaaacgaccccttaggacTATAGCTATTACCTTCACAAAGTATATTAACAGTTGCACTCTATAATGGTTCTTCCCATGCACGACCTAATTTTTTCATACATTCTTCACTGTCAggtcactattttttttttaatcataacTCTAATGCAATATTCATCTTCTCGTCAATTTACAATTGAGACGATGAGAAGTTCCTTTTCTTTCCCGAAAATTTCCTTTATGTTGGAATTGAAGATTGAGATGTAGAACTAGTAGGAACTCCAGTTTTGTCACCAAGTAGATCTTCAGCACTATCAAGTCTCAAGTGTGTCCATATTTATGTTAGTAGACCCAAACGGAGCACCAGGATGGGGAGTCATACAACTCGGACTCCAACCATGAATTCCAGTTGCATTAGAACCCCAAAATGTGTTGTACAAAGATCTAGATGAGGTCGAAGTGAAGTCTTCCATGTCTTTGCTTTTGGATGAGCCTATATCCATATTTAAGAGATCATACTTTCAACATGCATTTCAAATCAATATTGTTTACAATAAAAAGAGGAAATATTTACTAGATAATGAACTAACCTTTATGTACCCATCCCACTCACTATTAGACATTATAATGATATTGGTTGCTCGATCATAAATATTGCGAGTCTTTTTAGTTATTGGCTCGCAAGCTTGATATTTTCTTTTAGATAATCTTAATTGTTCGTCATTTACATTTGCTTAATTATAAAGCCATGAGAATTCTTCGGAGCAACTTAGGAATCTGCCTTCAAACTATACCAAGTCTCTCGTTTAACAATATTTCTTGAATACAGGTTTCTAAAAAAGCTTGTACTATATCCATATTTCTCCAAGTCACTCTTGAATTTTCAttagaccccacattgtgggatttcactgggtatgttgttgttgtactcttGAATTTTCATTAAATTGTTCCATTGCGTTAAATAATGATTATAGCATATAGACTAACACAAACCAaagtaaaacaacaacaacatacccagtgtaatcccacaaagtggggtctggtagggtagagtgtacgcagaccttacccttaccatggaggtagagaggctgtttccgaaagaccctcggctcaagaaaagcaaACCACATTAGTTCGGAAAAAGAAATAGCAGCAATAACGAAGCCATGGAAAATACTAAATAAAGCATGACAGATCagtcaacaaaaagaaaaagcgTAACCAACACAAAATCATATGCCAATCGAAGTACCTGACACAATAGACGATAACATGAATCaaggacaagaaactacaagaGTTATACGAAGTGTGACACGCACAACTACTTACTGGTCTTCTACCCTGATCCgtgtcctccataacctcctatctaaggtcatgtccttgttagctgaaactgcgccatgtcttgtctaatcacctctccccaattcttcttcggcctacctttaCCCCTCCagatccatagccaacctctcacacctccgcactggggcagcTGCACATCTCCTCTACACATGCCCGAACCATCCCAGCCTCGCTttcctcatcttgtcctccatcGAGGCCACCctcaccttgtcccgaatatcttcatttctaatcctatctctcctcgtgtggccacacatccaccgcaacaTCCTCATTTCCGTCACCTTCATCTTCTGAATGTGGGAGTTCTTTACagaccaacactccgccccatacaacatagttggtctaaccaccactccgTAGAATTTGCCtttggcaccttcttatcacacaagactccggatgcaagcctccatttcaaccACCCTGCATCAATCCGATGTGTGACATcttcatcaatctccccatttccttggatagtagacccaagatacttgaaatttCCTCTCTTTTGAATGACTGGGGTATCAAGTTTCATGTCCATGCCATTCTCATGCGCTACTCTACTCAATCTGCACTCCCAAGTATTCTGTCATGGTCCTTCTCAACCAAAACCCTTTAGATTCCAGGgtctgtctccaaacctccaactTAGCGTTAACTTCGAGTCTTATCAATCAAAACTATGTCATCTGCAAATAGCATACACGAAGGCACCTCAcattgaatttgccgcgtcaaaaCATCCATCGCCAGGGCAAATAAAAACGGGCTAAGGGCTGACCCGTGGTGCAACCCTATCACAAATGGGAACTGCtggtcttggctccatcatacatgtccttgatcgcccgaGTGTACGTCATAGGTACACCACTAGCCTCCGAAAGTAAAAAGAACATGGATGATCAAGGATATTTAAAGCTAAAAAAAGAGCCTTCTCTTTAGAATAAACAATCTATAGAAGCAGAAGCAAATTTGCTAGTAGGCTGTAACTTTTTTTCAGTTCTTTCCTAGACTAACAAGTACCAAGAGAGGAGAAAAGCTACAGCCTAAAGTTTGCAACTGTTGTGCTTTTACTACATAAAATACTCTCTTAAAGTCATGTGGAGACATTGATTTGTAAATGGTTAACGAGTGCATATGAGGGGATAACTtgaacaacaaaagaaaaagcaATACAGAGACATGGTTCCAAGGCCAGCATGCATCTATTTTGCAGTTGAGAAAGCTAACATGGATACATATTGAAATAAAATAGTTGCATTCACTACAAAATTTCATTTAGGCAGAGTAACAAAGATGAATTGAAAGAACTCAGGAGCTAATACTTCTACTGCCCTGTTGAACGAGAATGCTCGCCCAGCTATTACAACAACTGAATGATCATACACATGGGATACCTATATCTCTAGCATTTGAAATAACATTCatcaaagagagcctaataggcatatatgattttttttttctcttttctagtATAGTTTCTTTTCTCCTATTTAGTGTAGATTTATCCAGTTTATTGCAGAAACAGTCATGTTTGCCGGTGCAAAATTGATCATGAAATGGGTAAGATATATAGGTTTCAAACAAATCTTGAAGGCTTCATAGCTGTAGGTCAATCTCTTGGAGTTTAGCTCATAGACAAGACCTATAGTACATGGATATTTCATTTACCTCGATCTATCGTATCTGTGTCAAACAGGTGAAACGTGAGCGTACACACTTTGTGCGGTTTATTTGAATCACACCACGTATAAGAAAAACATAGGTCATGTCTACTTTTAACCAGCTTATGCAATCATTGAGAGTGAGAAAATATTCAGCTGAAGTCCATCCTGGAAAACTTGTTGGCAATGTGATCCTCCATCtacttctttttctctttctttatcTCAACTAGCTTATGCAACCATCAGGATTCTTTTTAATCTCAGTTAATAAAAAGAAGTTGTCAAATTgtttactcttctttcataagaGAAGGTTACTAATAGAGTTATGTCATACCTTAATGCATCAGCAACACAAAACTCATGCGCGAAATAATACAGACAATGCACATAATGGCAAGAAAAAGTGAACAAAACGTTCGGTCTTTTCCAAAATAAGTAGTCATCACAAACTGGCTTTATTCTTACCAATTCAATGGTGCGATGTGTAGTTTCCTATCACTCAAAAGTAGGAGGGTGTAACAATCATCTGCAAGTATTACCTTAGCTGCAGCTAAAGGAAACAGTCCTATTTCACAAGTTCAATACCAAGAGAATGCTAAATATTGAAGCCAAGCAGTTCCATTCCAAATTACCTGGACGTCTAACCAATTTGAAATATCCATATTCAAAGTGTTAGTGTGACCACCTAAGTCAACACGACGTATTTATGAAAGTTCTTTTGCACTTTAGTGAATCAATCGAGATTTGTGCAACAAAATAACCAAGCAGTAAGACCAAATATTGTGAATCTGACAAATTAATAGGTGAAATACTTATAAAAAGTTCTGAAATCCTACCAGTTCAAGAGGAAAGAATTTGTGTAGTCGATTGATAGTTGGAGAAAGAGACGCATTAAGTTTTTTGCTGAAGAGAAAAAAAGACGAAACGTGAACTTTTCCGGAAATAAAAGTAGCGTTTTTAATTGAGTCTGATTGGTGATTCATTCAGACCTATGAAGAgattttaaaatgcaaaaataaaataaaaaatgcacTTAATGGGCTGTGATCTGAACCATTCAGATGCAGACCCCCATTAAGTGCTAACAAATGAGGCGTAAGTGTGGGAGGCGGCGGGAGGACTTTCACTTGTCCACTGAAAACTGGTTGCCCTTAAACACTGAGGGTTACAGATGCAGGGGAGTTTCTGGTGAAAACTTTCATCCTTTCCCCTGAAGGTGATCAAATTATTAAACACTCTAGTCAACGGATTAAAGTCGGGGAAGATAGACCAAACCCGCACTTCTCATTCCAAGAAAAAGGATTATCCCCATTCCTTTCTTGCTTTGTACAGAGCAAAGTTCTCTGTGCGTTTGTTCTCTAATAAGGCAATTTTAAGTAGTTCTTGCTCGCTTTTGGCAATGTTGTCCTCCTGTCCTTCACTTTGACTCTTCATTAACGGTAATTGTAGGTCACTCTCCTTTGTCAAAATCCAGAGGATTCTACACAAAATGCTTCAGCTGCTACAGTTGGCATAATCAAGGTTTAACTTAAACTCAGCGCTCTGGTAGTTGAATTCTCATTTTTAATTTTCTGTATTTCTAAATTTTGGACTATATGCAGTCGTTGATTGGGCACTTTGATCTGGATCCTAACCGAGTCTTTGATATTGTACGTTCTTTATCCATAGTGATA
Encoded proteins:
- the LOC132640975 gene encoding uncharacterized protein LOC132640975 encodes the protein MLFADDIVLIDESRSGVNARLEVWRHTLESKGFKLSRTKTEYLECKFSNGSQVEDEDVQLDTQVIPKKESFKYLGSIIQGTGEIDDDVTHRIRAGWMKWKLALGVLCDKKVSPILKGKFYKAVVRPAMLYGTECWPVKKAHVQKMKVAEMRMLRWMCGHTRRDRIRNEMIRDKVGVAPVVDKMREGRLRWFGHVQRRCADAPVRRCERMAVVGLKRGRGRPKKAWGEVIRQDMALLQLTKDMTGDRRGWRSSIRVKG